From the Candidatus Margulisiibacteriota bacterium genome, one window contains:
- a CDS encoding exodeoxyribonuclease VII small subunit — protein sequence MGAKKAKYQKSFESLEKIYADLREGKIGIDDLEESLKKALAHIQTCKEILKKQENKASDLMKEIEQEIR from the coding sequence ATGGGAGCCAAAAAAGCGAAATACCAAAAATCGTTCGAGAGCCTGGAAAAGATCTACGCTGATCTGCGGGAAGGAAAGATCGGGATCGATGATCTGGAAGAAAGCCTGAAAAAAGCCTTGGCTCATATTCAAACGTGCAAAGAGATTTTAAAAAAGCAGGAAAATAAAGCTTCAGACCTGATGAAGGAAATTGAACAGGAAATCCGGTGA
- the speB gene encoding agmatinase encodes MKFLEIEPEYYNYSKAKYVVVPCPHEATTSYGKGARNGPAAILRASQQLETFDEERQFEPYQVSPIFTIKPVSAAGLTKKVSSILTDGKVPVILGGEHSLTPLAVKAFVDRYSDLSVLSFDAHADLRDSYLGSKQSHACAIRRTLEMAPVVQAGVRSISKEEWDFAKKSGQLNRIHWAGKINTKKLISQLSGNLYVTIDVDVFDPAVIRSTGTPEPGGLDWNETIDLLAAISQKVNIVGFDLVELSPKRDDLASDFTAAKLVYKLISLLS; translated from the coding sequence GTGAAATTTCTCGAGATCGAGCCGGAATATTACAATTATTCCAAGGCCAAATATGTCGTTGTCCCTTGTCCTCATGAGGCGACCACTTCTTATGGCAAAGGGGCCAGGAATGGCCCGGCAGCTATTCTCAGGGCTTCGCAGCAGCTGGAAACATTTGATGAGGAGCGGCAGTTTGAGCCTTATCAGGTCAGCCCAATATTTACGATCAAGCCGGTCTCGGCCGCAGGTTTAACGAAGAAGGTATCTTCAATATTAACTGACGGTAAAGTCCCGGTGATTTTAGGCGGGGAACATTCCCTGACCCCATTAGCCGTAAAAGCCTTTGTTGACCGCTATAGTGACCTGTCGGTCCTCTCTTTTGACGCCCATGCCGATTTGCGCGACAGTTACCTGGGGAGCAAACAAAGCCACGCTTGCGCTATTCGCCGAACTTTGGAGATGGCTCCGGTCGTTCAGGCCGGGGTCAGGAGTATTTCCAAGGAGGAATGGGACTTTGCCAAAAAGAGCGGCCAGTTGAACAGGATCCATTGGGCAGGGAAGATTAACACGAAAAAGCTGATCTCCCAGTTGAGCGGCAATCTGTATGTGACGATCGATGTCGATGTTTTTGACCCGGCGGTCATTAGATCGACCGGCACCCCGGAGCCGGGAGGGTTGGACTGGAATGAAACGATCGATCTATTGGCCGCTATAAGCCAAAAAGTAAACATTGTTGGATTTGATCTGGTTGAGCTTTCCCCAAAAAGAGACGACCTGGCCTCTGATTTTACCGCAGCCAAACTAGTCTACAAACTGATCAGCCTGCTTTCATAA
- a CDS encoding HD domain-containing protein, translated as MLSRLIYRIKQFYFAMFAVYTPSDEKFALLYLKPKEKKLFDQLPDFEKKHSVIVARKMLALSRLHSEVEPGKLARIGLLHDIGKILEKNTIITKSWLVIIRFLLPGLYDRLAVLGEKDGRFRRFYLHKHHGAKGAELLAPLQVDDDLLSALKNHDNDKLTASNESIEIKLLKQADSSI; from the coding sequence ATGCTCTCTAGGCTTATTTACCGGATAAAACAATTTTATTTCGCGATGTTCGCTGTTTATACGCCAAGTGACGAGAAATTCGCATTACTATATCTCAAGCCAAAAGAAAAAAAGCTTTTTGACCAACTGCCTGATTTTGAAAAGAAGCATTCAGTTATTGTCGCGCGTAAAATGCTTGCCCTTTCCCGGCTCCATTCGGAGGTTGAACCGGGAAAACTGGCCAGGATCGGCCTGCTTCACGATATTGGCAAAATACTGGAAAAAAACACGATCATTACTAAATCGTGGCTGGTTATTATACGTTTTTTGTTGCCGGGCCTTTACGACCGGCTGGCAGTTCTAGGTGAAAAGGATGGTCGGTTCAGAAGGTTTTACCTGCATAAGCATCATGGCGCGAAAGGGGCAGAGCTTTTGGCCCCATTACAGGTTGACGACGATCTTTTATCCGCACTGAAAAACCACGACAACGATAAATTAACTGCTTCCAATGAATCGATCGAGATCAAACTGCTAAAGCAGGCCGACAGCTCGATCTAA
- the trpB gene encoding tryptophan synthase subunit beta yields the protein MTAHKFSELPNNSGHFGRFGGRFAPETLMGPLAAVAAAYLAAKRDPEFQREVNYYLENYVGRPTPLYFAERLSDELGGPKIYLKREDLCHTGAHKINNTIGQVLLARRMGKNRVIAETGAGQHGVATATAAALFGMECVVYMGEEDIKRQALNVFRMELLGAKVVPVLAGSKTLKDAVNEAFRDWMAHPTDTFYCLGSCVGPHPYPLMVRDFQSVIGREAKGQHFALEKREPDYLIACVGGGSNSIGLFYPFLEEEKVKIVGVEAAGAAPLVNGKVGVLQGALTYILQTTEGQIKTTHSISAGLDYSGVGPEHSYLKDCGRVEYVTINDKEALVGFELLSRTEGIIPALESSHAIAYLAKTASKLDRSQTVVVGLSGRGDKDVEQIKTRFK from the coding sequence ATGACTGCGCATAAATTCAGCGAATTACCGAACAATTCCGGCCACTTTGGGCGTTTTGGCGGCCGGTTCGCCCCCGAGACCCTGATGGGGCCGCTGGCCGCGGTCGCGGCTGCCTATCTAGCCGCCAAGCGTGATCCAGAATTCCAGCGAGAGGTAAATTATTATCTGGAAAATTATGTTGGAAGGCCAACCCCTCTTTATTTTGCCGAAAGGCTTTCCGATGAACTCGGCGGACCTAAGATCTACCTGAAGCGGGAAGATCTTTGCCACACCGGCGCCCACAAGATCAACAATACTATTGGTCAAGTCCTCCTGGCGCGGCGCATGGGAAAAAACCGGGTTATCGCCGAAACCGGCGCCGGCCAGCATGGGGTGGCGACCGCGACGGCGGCCGCTTTGTTTGGCATGGAGTGCGTTGTTTATATGGGGGAAGAGGATATCAAACGACAAGCGCTCAATGTTTTCCGGATGGAATTGCTCGGCGCCAAAGTTGTCCCGGTCCTAGCCGGGAGCAAGACCTTGAAGGATGCGGTCAACGAAGCGTTTCGCGATTGGATGGCTCATCCGACCGATACTTTCTATTGTCTCGGTTCCTGCGTCGGGCCTCATCCCTATCCCCTGATGGTCCGCGACTTTCAGTCTGTCATTGGCCGGGAAGCCAAGGGACAACATTTCGCGCTGGAGAAAAGGGAGCCGGATTATTTAATTGCTTGTGTAGGTGGCGGATCAAACTCGATCGGACTGTTTTATCCTTTTCTTGAAGAGGAGAAGGTGAAAATTGTTGGCGTGGAAGCGGCTGGCGCTGCCCCGCTGGTTAATGGCAAGGTAGGGGTGCTGCAAGGCGCGCTGACTTATATTCTGCAAACGACAGAAGGACAAATAAAAACCACCCATTCGATTTCGGCCGGGCTCGATTATTCAGGGGTTGGCCCGGAACACAGCTATTTGAAGGACTGTGGCCGGGTTGAATATGTGACCATTAACGATAAAGAAGCGCTGGTCGGCTTTGAATTGTTGTCAAGGACCGAAGGGATTATTCCCGCCCTTGAATCTTCTCACGCGATCGCGTATTTAGCCAAGACAGCCTCCAAACTTGACCGCTCTCAAACGGTTGTTGTCGGCCTCTCCGGCCGGGGGGACAAAGATGTGGAGCAGATAAAAACCCGCTTCAAATAA
- the xseA gene encoding exodeoxyribonuclease VII large subunit has product MSEKVLTIGQLNQVVKMYLKDLVPEGLWVKGEVLDYKLADGGRYSRFILCEKEAESNTVIAEILVMCWKNELLLVNQKLKDIGQDKGLENGIIVQLKCSADFWVAKGRTQLIVKDIEPSVTVGELHLLRLKIYQELVALGVQDQNKHLPIPLCPLRVALITAKGCAGYNDFIHELWSARYPFKIDLYDSAVQGERVEQEVSAALKTIARRSGEYDVIVIVRGGGAVTDLKWFDNKAIGLAIAHSPLPVLTGIGHEINLSLADMVAYSNFKTPTAAATFLIEKVRWFEVTVDGLVEGINQSAALILREDRNALRSLIREIKGEAEQYHLRRRVAIENISKNMLTAGLAAIKQQETSLNHLAEKIALFEPKNTMKLGYSITRGGDGRVLRQIGQVKVGEQLTTQLVDGKIISNVGSKEKENGSQKSEIPKIVREPGKDLR; this is encoded by the coding sequence ATGAGCGAGAAAGTTTTAACGATCGGCCAATTGAACCAAGTCGTCAAGATGTACCTCAAAGACCTTGTCCCCGAAGGGCTTTGGGTCAAAGGGGAGGTTCTTGATTATAAATTAGCAGATGGAGGACGTTATAGCAGGTTTATTCTTTGTGAAAAAGAAGCCGAATCAAACACGGTCATTGCTGAAATATTGGTGATGTGCTGGAAAAATGAATTGTTATTGGTTAATCAAAAATTAAAAGATATTGGCCAGGATAAAGGGTTAGAAAATGGAATTATTGTTCAATTAAAATGTTCGGCTGACTTTTGGGTTGCAAAAGGAAGAACCCAATTAATTGTGAAAGATATCGAGCCGAGCGTGACGGTCGGGGAACTCCATCTTCTCCGCCTTAAAATCTATCAAGAGCTGGTCGCCCTCGGTGTCCAGGACCAAAACAAACATCTGCCGATCCCGCTTTGCCCGCTCCGGGTCGCCTTGATCACCGCCAAGGGGTGCGCCGGTTATAACGATTTTATCCACGAGCTCTGGAGCGCCCGTTATCCTTTTAAGATCGACCTCTACGATTCGGCGGTCCAGGGGGAGCGGGTCGAGCAAGAAGTATCCGCCGCCCTAAAAACGATCGCCCGCCGGAGCGGCGAATATGACGTAATTGTTATTGTGCGTGGCGGCGGCGCGGTGACTGACTTGAAGTGGTTTGATAATAAAGCTATCGGTCTGGCGATTGCTCACTCTCCCTTACCGGTTTTGACCGGGATAGGTCACGAGATCAACCTGTCGCTGGCTGATATGGTTGCTTACTCAAACTTTAAGACCCCGACCGCTGCAGCGACTTTCCTGATAGAGAAAGTTAGGTGGTTCGAAGTAACGGTTGATGGGCTGGTCGAGGGAATAAACCAGTCGGCAGCGCTGATCTTAAGAGAGGACCGAAATGCATTGCGATCTTTGATCCGGGAGATCAAGGGGGAAGCCGAACAATATCATCTCAGACGGAGAGTTGCGATCGAAAATATTTCTAAAAATATGTTAACGGCCGGACTGGCAGCGATCAAACAGCAAGAAACCAGCCTGAACCATCTGGCGGAGAAGATCGCTCTTTTTGAACCGAAAAACACCATGAAGTTGGGCTATAGCATTACCAGGGGAGGTGATGGGCGGGTTTTGCGGCAAATTGGACAAGTAAAAGTTGGCGAGCAATTAACGACCCAATTGGTCGATGGTAAAATAATCAGCAATGTTGGATCAAAGGAGAAGGAAAATGGGAGCCAAAAAAGCGAAATACCAAAAATCGTTCGAGAGCCTGGAAAAGATCTACGCTGA
- the dusB gene encoding tRNA dihydrouridine synthase DusB, producing MVIIGSVNIGKTILAPLAGCSDLPFRLICREHGARLAFYEMIDCNSLLHHSRKTGELLQTTDTDQPIAAQLIGGDADDMARAAKILIGMIRPPFLDINAACPVKKMMKKGSGANLLREPLTLYSIVRKVAAAVDIPVTVKLRIGYDKKDHKRIAAIARNCEKNGAAALFVHGRTKSQLYSGDVDYGAIKAVKEAVTIPVFGSGNVFTPELAAKMLATGCDGVMVARGAFGNPWIFQQIEQYLDGQAAELPSLAERRAVLKQHLAYTLEYRGKYKNNLIGLMRKVAIWYLKSFPNAAAARGRVTEAKNYPELLETIDRFLT from the coding sequence ATGGTGATAATAGGCTCGGTAAATATCGGGAAGACCATTTTGGCCCCCCTGGCAGGTTGTTCTGACCTGCCGTTCCGCTTGATCTGCAGAGAGCATGGGGCGAGACTTGCTTTTTACGAGATGATTGATTGTAACTCCCTCCTTCACCATTCCCGTAAAACCGGGGAACTTCTCCAAACAACCGATACCGATCAGCCAATAGCCGCTCAGTTAATCGGGGGCGACGCTGACGATATGGCCAGGGCGGCCAAGATCCTGATAGGCATGATCAGGCCTCCCTTTCTTGATATTAACGCCGCTTGTCCGGTCAAAAAGATGATGAAGAAGGGGTCGGGGGCCAATCTGTTGCGTGAACCGTTAACCTTGTATAGCATAGTCAGGAAGGTTGCCGCCGCGGTTGATATTCCGGTCACGGTCAAGCTAAGAATCGGTTATGATAAAAAGGATCACAAACGGATCGCGGCGATTGCCAGGAACTGCGAGAAGAACGGGGCGGCGGCGCTCTTTGTCCATGGCCGGACCAAAAGCCAGCTTTATTCGGGCGATGTCGATTACGGCGCGATCAAGGCGGTCAAAGAGGCGGTGACCATTCCGGTGTTTGGCTCAGGAAATGTCTTTACCCCTGAATTAGCGGCAAAGATGCTGGCGACTGGGTGTGATGGAGTAATGGTCGCTCGGGGGGCTTTTGGCAACCCCTGGATTTTCCAACAAATAGAGCAGTATTTGGATGGTCAGGCGGCGGAGCTTCCATCATTAGCGGAGAGACGGGCAGTCTTGAAACAGCACTTGGCCTATACCCTTGAATATCGGGGCAAATACAAAAATAACCTGATCGGGTTGATGCGCAAGGTTGCGATCTGGTACTTGAAATCATTCCCTAATGCGGCGGCGGCCCGCGGCAGAGTCACAGAGGCGAAAAACTATCCGGAATTGCTGGAGACGATCGACCGGTTCTTAACATGA
- a CDS encoding PAS domain-containing sensor histidine kinase, with the protein MNSAVRFPSARSLHRRLRQLETRQYRKIAENQKPSSLWKMIGINSPENLFNNLPVAAHFLGVDGAILEVNQRWLDNMGFTRAEVIGRPITDFVPVDQRAEAKERFRVKVNGGKVQNLATRTYVRNDGSQFYAISIDTVIPTLRGGNKVVLTAVIDLSDYKKSISRHLEERYFRDITSGVAHRLNNSSPIITLALNLLEKAIKDKEQLGQIREIKKVFNNFERLIREMLLYLKMSSQDNWRAEFVVEDAISQAIDNCQRRYQEKVNVAIAREYSADHVVFGRYDLMVLAIENIIENSFEAIMQRRQKLEAEESNNIIKENWSGRIKIVVETRSIDERFPVRGGTLEPGRYIAISISDNGIGIELKKGQGHMALESLEGIFDPFYSERDPAKKNGLGLSWAKSMLDQLSGDVSVESEAGSGTTINLFIPADQPNGRNSHGSGKI; encoded by the coding sequence ATGAACTCAGCGGTTCGTTTTCCATCGGCCAGATCATTGCATAGGCGGTTAAGGCAGCTTGAAACCCGGCAATATCGCAAAATAGCGGAGAATCAAAAACCAAGTTCGCTCTGGAAGATGATCGGGATCAATTCGCCGGAGAATTTATTTAATAATTTACCGGTCGCAGCGCATTTTCTTGGCGTTGATGGAGCTATCCTTGAGGTCAATCAACGCTGGCTGGACAACATGGGCTTTACGCGGGCTGAAGTTATTGGCCGGCCGATCACCGATTTTGTACCGGTCGATCAGCGGGCTGAAGCAAAAGAGCGTTTTCGGGTCAAGGTGAACGGCGGAAAAGTGCAAAATCTCGCGACCAGGACCTACGTTAGAAATGACGGGAGCCAATTTTACGCGATCTCCATAGACACGGTTATACCAACATTAAGAGGGGGCAATAAGGTTGTCCTAACGGCGGTGATCGATCTTAGTGATTACAAAAAGTCGATTTCCCGGCATTTAGAGGAAAGATATTTTCGCGATATTACTTCCGGGGTCGCCCACCGCCTTAACAACAGCTCCCCGATCATAACCCTGGCGCTCAACTTATTGGAAAAGGCAATAAAGGATAAAGAGCAATTGGGCCAGATCAGGGAAATTAAAAAGGTTTTTAATAACTTTGAACGGCTGATCAGAGAGATGCTTCTTTATTTAAAGATGTCTTCTCAGGATAACTGGCGGGCGGAATTTGTGGTCGAAGACGCGATCAGCCAGGCGATCGATAACTGTCAGAGGCGTTACCAGGAAAAAGTAAACGTTGCGATCGCTCGTGAGTACAGTGCTGACCATGTCGTTTTTGGACGATACGATCTGATGGTTTTGGCCATTGAAAATATTATTGAGAATTCTTTTGAAGCGATCATGCAAAGGAGACAAAAATTAGAAGCGGAAGAATCAAACAATATAATAAAAGAAAATTGGTCTGGACGGATCAAGATAGTGGTTGAGACCAGGTCGATCGACGAACGTTTCCCGGTGCGGGGCGGCACCCTTGAGCCGGGCCGCTATATTGCGATCTCGATCAGCGACAACGGGATCGGGATTGAGCTTAAAAAAGGACAAGGACATATGGCGCTTGAAAGCCTGGAAGGGATATTTGATCCGTTCTATTCCGAAAGAGACCCCGCAAAAAAGAATGGGCTGGGGCTCTCCTGGGCGAAAAGCATGCTGGACCAGCTTAGCGGAGACGTCAGCGTGGAGAGCGAGGCAGGAAGCGGGACCACGATAAATTTGTTCATACCGGCCGATCAGCCAAACGGAAGAAACAGCCATGGATCAGGGAAAATATAA
- the trpA gene encoding tryptophan synthase subunit alpha produces MLSESFLKRKALVAYITAGDPSLAETEKLVYSLEKAGADIIELGIPFSDPLADGPVIQASHQRALKNKVDLPKVFKLVGKLRRRTNVPICFMLSYNLVLQYGLEKYYNDCRNYQVNGTIVPDLPPEEAGLSAAGVDQIFLVAPTSSDERIRLAAAKSSGFIYLVSAAGVTGARKELSQDLSGLVSRIRKISQLPVAIGFGISSAKQAAGAAGSADGVIVGSAIVGLIGQKKNRAAIKLIASMRKAIDAL; encoded by the coding sequence ATGCTTTCAGAATCATTTTTAAAAAGAAAAGCTTTAGTAGCCTACATTACCGCCGGCGATCCCAGCTTGGCAGAGACAGAGAAGTTGGTATATAGCCTGGAAAAAGCGGGGGCCGACATTATTGAATTAGGGATCCCTTTTTCCGACCCCCTGGCTGATGGGCCGGTCATTCAGGCGTCGCACCAGCGGGCGCTAAAGAACAAGGTAGATTTGCCAAAAGTATTTAAGCTGGTTGGAAAACTGCGCCGACGGACCAATGTTCCGATCTGTTTTATGCTGTCATACAATCTGGTTTTGCAGTACGGATTGGAAAAATACTACAATGATTGCCGAAATTACCAAGTTAACGGAACGATCGTTCCCGACCTTCCCCCCGAAGAAGCGGGCTTGTCTGCGGCAGGGGTCGACCAGATATTTTTAGTCGCCCCGACCAGCAGCGATGAGCGGATCCGGCTGGCGGCGGCCAAGAGTTCGGGCTTTATTTACCTGGTTTCGGCGGCCGGGGTGACCGGCGCGCGTAAAGAGTTGTCGCAAGATCTCTCCGGCCTGGTTTCGCGGATAAGAAAGATTTCTCAGTTGCCGGTCGCGATCGGCTTCGGAATTTCTTCCGCCAAACAAGCGGCGGGAGCGGCTGGGTCTGCCGATGGGGTTATTGTCGGCTCGGCGATAGTCGGCTTGATCGGCCAGAAGAAAAACCGGGCTGCCATCAAGCTTATCGCTTCAATGCGCAAGGCGATAGATGCTCTCTAG
- the queF gene encoding preQ(1) synthase encodes MGKKNYEGLQKNVKELKLPPIDTWENQYADREYAIHIETDEFTCVCPKTGLPDFATIIIEYSPNKRCLELKSLKEYFFAYRDIGIFHEHLTNKILADIVAAANPRSAKVTAEMKVRGGIKTSVTAEYPPAA; translated from the coding sequence ATGGGGAAAAAGAATTATGAAGGGCTGCAAAAGAACGTCAAGGAGTTAAAACTGCCACCGATCGACACTTGGGAGAATCAATACGCCGACCGGGAATACGCTATCCATATTGAGACCGACGAATTCACTTGCGTCTGCCCTAAGACCGGCCTTCCCGACTTTGCCACGATCATCATTGAATATTCCCCGAATAAAAGGTGCCTGGAGCTCAAATCCTTAAAAGAGTATTTCTTTGCCTATCGCGATATAGGGATTTTCCACGAACATTTGACGAACAAGATCCTGGCCGACATTGTGGCCGCCGCTAATCCGCGTTCCGCCAAGGTAACCGCGGAAATGAAGGTCCGCGGCGGGATTAAAACTTCTGTTACCGCCGAATATCCGCCCGCTGCCTGA
- the pyrF gene encoding orotidine-5'-phosphate decarboxylase — protein sequence MKFVDQLDQAAKENSSLLCVGLDLDLSKLPPSIIRSEDPLFIFNKSIIDATRDLVCAYKPNSAFYEMYGLSGLNALLKTIDYIHAAGLPVILDAKRGDVGHSSSAYAKAAFEVYKADSVTVSPYMGYDSIQPFIEYQEKGVFILCLTSNAGFRDFQNSGNKEPLYKSVARHAKEWNHYDNCGLVVGATKAEELKEIREIAGDMPILIPGVGAQGGDLAAAVKFGVNKQGMRAVINASRSILYANDPRAEAKKLRDEINKHRDSR from the coding sequence ATGAAGTTTGTCGACCAGCTTGACCAGGCGGCCAAAGAAAACTCCAGCCTCCTCTGCGTCGGCCTTGATCTCGACCTAAGCAAACTCCCTCCCTCTATCATCAGATCGGAAGACCCTTTGTTCATTTTCAACAAAAGCATTATTGACGCGACCAGGGACCTGGTTTGCGCTTATAAACCGAATTCCGCATTTTACGAAATGTATGGGCTTTCCGGGCTCAATGCTCTGTTAAAAACCATCGATTACATTCATGCCGCCGGCCTGCCGGTCATTCTTGACGCCAAACGGGGAGATGTTGGCCACTCATCCAGCGCTTATGCTAAAGCCGCCTTTGAAGTTTACAAAGCCGATTCGGTCACGGTCAGCCCCTATATGGGATATGACTCGATCCAGCCATTTATCGAATACCAGGAAAAAGGGGTCTTTATCCTCTGCCTGACCTCCAACGCCGGTTTTCGCGATTTCCAAAACTCCGGCAACAAAGAGCCGCTCTACAAGTCCGTTGCCCGCCACGCTAAAGAATGGAACCATTATGATAATTGCGGACTGGTGGTCGGAGCGACCAAGGCCGAAGAGCTAAAAGAGATCAGGGAAATTGCCGGCGACATGCCGATCCTGATCCCTGGGGTCGGCGCGCAAGGGGGAGACCTGGCGGCCGCCGTTAAATTTGGGGTCAATAAACAGGGAATGCGCGCGGTGATCAACGCCTCGCGCAGCATTCTATATGCCAACGACCCTCGCGCGGAAGCAAAAAAGCTTCGTGACGAGATAAACAAGCATAGGGATAGCAGGTAA
- the speD gene encoding adenosylmethionine decarboxylase produces MIRNIIEPAFGFGSHLIVDCYGCSKEKLEDVLFVHDMLDTFPEKIGMTKISEPHVFRSTAGGEEMTGVSGVVLVAESHISVHTFPETGHVFIDIFSCKDFNTEYASQYLSEVFVSSRHEVSRTSHGIEFQPPRERALAIH; encoded by the coding sequence ATGATAAGAAATATTATTGAGCCGGCCTTTGGCTTCGGCTCGCATTTAATTGTTGATTGCTACGGCTGTTCCAAAGAAAAATTGGAGGATGTTCTTTTTGTCCACGATATGCTTGATACTTTTCCAGAAAAGATCGGCATGACCAAGATCTCCGAGCCGCATGTTTTCCGGTCGACCGCCGGCGGAGAGGAAATGACCGGGGTTTCCGGGGTTGTTCTGGTCGCCGAGTCGCACATTTCGGTCCACACTTTTCCCGAGACTGGTCATGTTTTTATTGATATTTTCTCCTGCAAAGATTTTAATACCGAGTACGCCTCCCAATATTTGTCAGAGGTCTTTGTCTCCAGCCGCCACGAAGTTTCCCGCACCAGCCACGGGATAGAATTTCAGCCCCCCCGCGAGCGGGCGCTGGCGATCCACTGA
- a CDS encoding S1 RNA-binding domain-containing protein, with protein sequence MDNELKGTQISSGKGDSALSEVEELIRQTLEESKVSAPAESKEKAAVKEDFKATTYSASPPKPVAPAAPTSPVMQPTPAKPAVPANSYDATFNEYKAGDIVKGKVVKVDQTGVLVDIKYKSDGLILPGELSLHPYTSVDEVVKVGEIIEVFIEKLESKEGYVILSKARADHERHWKIAMNAFRNKTLLEGKVLQALKGGLVVDCDGLRGFVPASQVNKRPEETFESFVGQNIPLKIIEVNRHQGKIILSHRLAAGDKEKEDHNKLINELEVGQIRKGKVVSLKNFGAFVDLGGIEGLVHLSELSWKRVKHPSEVVKLGDEVEVFVLGVDKANKKVALGMRQLQPDPWASATEHFKSGQIIKVKILRFAKFGAFVELGHGLEGLIHISELSKEPVATPEEAKHPDGTTIKLGDVVDAKILRVIPDEQRIGLSVKQVQVERERQALKEVQQTSAVEEKKVTIGDMIAEKERAKAERDGLLEEAAEGSSEEIPT encoded by the coding sequence ATGGATAATGAACTAAAAGGGACACAAATCAGTAGCGGCAAGGGGGACTCGGCCCTTTCTGAAGTTGAAGAGCTGATCCGCCAAACCCTGGAAGAAAGCAAGGTCTCCGCTCCGGCTGAAAGCAAAGAAAAGGCCGCGGTTAAGGAGGATTTTAAAGCAACAACTTATAGCGCCTCTCCACCAAAACCGGTCGCTCCGGCCGCGCCAACATCGCCAGTCATGCAGCCAACCCCGGCCAAACCAGCCGTTCCGGCCAATAGTTACGACGCGACTTTCAATGAATATAAAGCTGGGGACATCGTCAAAGGGAAAGTGGTCAAAGTCGACCAAACCGGCGTTCTTGTTGACATCAAGTATAAATCAGACGGCTTAATTCTCCCGGGTGAACTGTCGCTTCATCCATATACTTCGGTCGACGAGGTCGTTAAAGTCGGCGAGATCATTGAGGTCTTCATTGAAAAACTGGAAAGCAAAGAGGGGTATGTCATTCTCTCTAAGGCTCGGGCCGACCATGAACGCCACTGGAAGATCGCAATGAACGCGTTCCGGAACAAAACCCTGCTTGAAGGAAAAGTCCTGCAAGCCCTCAAGGGGGGGCTGGTCGTTGACTGCGACGGCTTGCGTGGTTTTGTCCCTGCCTCCCAGGTCAACAAGCGCCCCGAAGAGACCTTTGAATCCTTTGTCGGTCAAAATATCCCTTTAAAGATCATCGAAGTCAACCGCCACCAGGGAAAGATCATTCTTTCTCATCGGCTGGCCGCCGGTGACAAAGAAAAAGAGGACCACAATAAGCTGATCAATGAATTAGAGGTCGGCCAAATCAGAAAAGGGAAAGTGGTCAGCCTCAAGAATTTTGGCGCCTTTGTCGATCTTGGAGGGATCGAAGGGTTGGTCCACCTCTCCGAACTCTCCTGGAAGCGGGTCAAGCATCCATCCGAAGTTGTTAAACTCGGCGACGAGGTGGAGGTTTTTGTCCTGGGGGTCGACAAAGCAAATAAAAAGGTCGCTCTCGGCATGAGGCAGCTCCAGCCCGATCCCTGGGCCAGTGCCACCGAACACTTCAAGTCCGGCCAGATCATCAAGGTCAAGATCCTCCGCTTCGCCAAGTTTGGCGCTTTCGTCGAGCTCGGCCATGGCCTGGAGGGGTTGATCCACATTTCCGAACTTTCCAAAGAACCAGTAGCCACTCCGGAAGAAGCCAAGCACCCTGACGGCACCACGATCAAGCTCGGCGACGTTGTCGATGCCAAGATCCTCCGGGTCATTCCTGACGAACAGCGGATCGGACTGTCGGTCAAACAGGTCCAGGTCGAACGGGAACGCCAGGCGCTCAAGGAAGTCCAACAAACCTCCGCCGTTGAAGAAAAGAAAGTCACGATCGGCGACATGATCGCCGAAAAAGAGCGGGCCAAGGCCGAGCGGGACGGACTACTGGAAGAAGCGGCGGAAGGAAGCTCAGAAGAAATCCCGACATGA